The following coding sequences are from one Asterias amurensis chromosome 8, ASM3211899v1 window:
- the LOC139941217 gene encoding uncharacterized protein has translation MSSTTKKTKTSSKTAPPPAAGEKNKKPATISSAPTSPWVDERSKETDPALPWAGGERAKAQLQNLEPEKGSPCPSSQRHSPSMAPRVSRVPQAQFVANTGTGFTSPWVAPPTGNITAGTAQQQWNFPADARGQYTNMAPPMYPFYGGMNPFMFGQYGQPLTAHWPQNQRQQYPAASPASSLALPNPVAWESGVIDQVSHDVSAANSDAADRFITDTDGASASGTSGSDSHGFRNPHCKSIGTPVTDKVLSWWEQLRTNKLGHEEIKEELSNNLIPTEQEKFFKAPELPSQVKSSFKEARSSLVSQDDRLKDSHGHVLKSALPLVHLFDALADPLCPDAIDATMVKEHVTSALILLGSASQSLAVARQHAFDDLLDKRFDSLKKKAPSMDFFFGGNLVKDIEEAEKANKLASKVVKGTSGSTSLSSKKSRFSPYSSAVARKFRGGRTFRGGRSFNNSTSYGNGRSSWSTRSNTFKGNRNADDK, from the coding sequence ATGTCTTCCACgaccaagaaaacaaaaacatccagTAAGACGGCTCCTCCGCCTGCTGCTGGGGAGAAAAACAAGAAACCTGCTACAATTTCTTCTGCTCCGACCTCGCCTTGGGTCGACGAGCGAAGTAAAGAAACTGACCCCGCCTTGCCTTGGGCGGGAGGAGAACGTGCAAAGGCACAGTTACAGAACCTTGAGCCAGAGAAAGGGTCGCCTTGCCCTTCTTCCCAACGGCATTCTCCGTCCATGGCCCCGAGAGTTTCTCGAGTTCCACAGGCACAGTTCGTTGCAAACACCGGTACGGGTTTTACCTCGCCTTGGGTTGCCCCTCCAACCGGAAACATCACGGCAGGGACCGCTCAACAACAGTGGAATTTTCCTGCTGACGCTAGAGGGCAGTATACCAACATGGCGCCGCCCATGTACCCGTTTTACGGTGGGATGAATCCGTTCATGTTCGGACAATATGGACAACCTTTGACAGCCCATTGGCCACAAAATCAGCGACAGCAGTACCCCGCTGCTTCTCCTGCATCTTCCCTAGCTCTTCCGAACCCCGTCGCTTGGGAATCTGGAGTTATTGACCAGGTTAGTCACGATGTTTCTGCCGCAAACTCCGACGCCGCCGATCGTTTTATCACCGATACTGATGGGGCTTCGGCCTCGGGTACGTCCGGATCCGACAGTCATGGCTTCCGCAACCCGCATTGCAAATCAATCGGTACTCCAGTGACTGACAAGGTTCTTTCTTGGTGGGAACAACTTCGCACCAACAAGCTTGGACATGAGGAGATTAAAGAAGAACTTTCAAATAATCTCATCCCTACAGAGCAAGAAAAATTCTTCAAAGCTCCAGAACTTCCTAGCCAGGTAAAGTCTTCCTTTAAAGAAGCTCGATCCTCCTTGGTGTCACAAGATGACCGCCTTAAAGATTCTCATGGCCATGTTCTCAAGTCTGCCCTCCCCTTGGTTCATCTTTTTGATGCTCTAGCGGACCCCTTGTGCCCTGATGCTATCGATGCTACCATGGTGAAGGAACATGTTACTTCTGCGCTTATCTTGCTGGGATCAGCTAGCCAGAGCCTTGCCGTAGCTCGCCAACATGCCTTTGACGATCTACTCGACAAGCGTTTCGACTCTTTGAAAAAGAAAGCACCCTCGATGGATTTCTTCTTCGGTGGTAATCTCGTCAAAGATATAGAGGAGGCAGAAAAGGCTAATAAATTAGCCTCAAAGGTCGTCAAGGGAACCTCGGGATCGACTTCTCTTTCTTCAAAAAAGAGTAGATTTTCTCCTTACTCTTCAGCAGTCGCGAGAAAATTCAGAGGAGGTCGTACTTTTCGAGGTGGCCGATCATTCAACAATTCCACCAGTTATGGGAATGGAAGGTCATCATGGTCTACCCGTAGCAACACATTCAAGGGCAACCGGAATGctgatgacaaataa